The segment AATCCCCACGGCGGCGTCGGCTTCTTTCAATTTCGCCGAGCCCATGGCGTGGGTGGTTACTTCGGCGCGGCCTTGCACCAGAGCGTCGACGCCTTCGTTGACCGCCGGCACAGGCACGACTTTGACGTCATTCCAGGTGAGACCAGCATTCGACAGTGCCCCGTACATGTTGTACCAGACTGCCAATTGCGCCGGATATTCGCCCGTGGCTCGTTTGCCTTTGACGTCGGCCAAGGTCTTGATCGGCGAATCTTTGCGCACAATGAAACTGCTACGCAGCGGTGAGCCGCGCATGATCAAACGCGAGCTCGCGACGTGGGGGAACGGATTGCGCCCCCCGACTTGAAATTTTGGCCCGCGGTAAACCATGCCCATGTCGACGGCGTTGACGACGCCGAAGTCCAATTCTCCGGTATCGAACATCGGCACAAACGTGCTGGTGCCGGCGTGGGGCTGAACTTGCGCCTGGATAGCGGCGGAGTCGCTGACGACTTTAGCCAGGCCGCCGGCAAGAGCGTAAAAAAGCGAACCGGGCGGATTGGAGCCGATGTTGACGGATTTGGGAAGCTGCTGGGCGGATACGCCGCTGCACAGCAACAGCAA is part of the Deltaproteobacteria bacterium genome and harbors:
- a CDS encoding TAXI family TRAP transporter solute-binding subunit encodes the protein MRQSGGSVGLLLAALLLLCSGVSAQQLPKSVNIGSNPPGSLFYALAGGLAKVVSDSAAIQAQVQPHAGTSTFVPMFDTGELDFGVVNAVDMGMVYRGPKFQVGGRNPFPHVASSRLIMRGSPLRSSFIVRKDSPIKTLADVKGKRATGEYPAQLAVWYNMYGALSNAGLTWNDVKVVPVPAVNEGVDALVQGRAEVTTHAMGSAKLKEADAAVGIRFLSLDCSKAGEERIKKAIPGYYLSTVKAGSSSGVLEDICAYTYDIYLVGHVKLPDAVVRSVLQAIWVNIDKLPQFHPGFVEWTKVRAVDPEVTLPYHPAAVRYLKDAGVWSAKMDAAQNKLLAWKP